A part of Vulcanisaeta moutnovskia 768-28 genomic DNA contains:
- the pyrC gene encoding dihydroorotase — translation MSTSRVNTLIRARAYVRGSVKEVYIGITGSEIAYVGNEPVETENRVELPSQYIVLPGLVDIHVHFRDFDLSYKEDAVSGSQAALAGGYVAVGDMPNTKPPIKTVELLRRKIEEFNRKTGMHIRHYFGAPQELSVLKEALDNGAYAIGEVLPEEVAEYGGDQYLEALFKEAARVGIPIIMHCEDSLIINQYSGPRDFEHHNVIRNPRAELACIHNVIRLVYRYGTKTHITHLTLPQSIGIIKSSGLDITFDVTPHHMLLSQEECLARAEKPAYCKVNPPLRDEPTRRELLAMFVRGEIPIVASDHAPHADWEKDKPYDEAPPGIVGLETTAPLLLTLWRRGFTDLGTVMRAIQERPAKFLGLNIGIRQGSCADLAIINTKARHRIEPEKFRSRAKFSPFKGFEVDIAVVATILHGKLTYLNEEYMNNTVMKTLENALPH, via the coding sequence ATGAGCACTTCCAGGGTTAATACATTAATTAGGGCCAGGGCTTATGTAAGGGGTAGTGTTAAGGAGGTCTACATAGGTATTACTGGTAGTGAGATAGCCTACGTGGGTAATGAACCAGTTGAGACCGAGAATAGGGTGGAATTACCCAGTCAATATATTGTGCTTCCTGGCCTTGTGGACATCCACGTGCACTTCAGGGATTTCGATCTATCCTATAAGGAGGATGCTGTTAGTGGGTCGCAGGCTGCATTGGCCGGTGGTTATGTGGCTGTTGGTGACATGCCCAATACGAAACCTCCAATAAAGACGGTGGAGTTATTGAGGAGGAAGATTGAGGAGTTTAATAGAAAGACTGGTATGCACATTAGGCATTACTTTGGTGCCCCCCAAGAGCTGTCGGTGCTTAAGGAGGCGCTTGATAATGGTGCCTACGCCATTGGTGAGGTACTTCCCGAGGAAGTTGCTGAGTATGGCGGTGATCAATATCTGGAAGCCCTATTTAAGGAGGCTGCTAGGGTTGGTATACCAATCATAATGCATTGTGAGGACTCATTAATTATTAATCAGTATAGTGGGCCTAGGGATTTTGAGCATCACAATGTGATTAGGAATCCGAGGGCTGAATTGGCCTGCATACACAATGTTATTAGGTTGGTGTATAGGTATGGTACGAAGACCCACATAACACACCTAACGCTCCCTCAATCAATAGGTATAATTAAGTCAAGTGGTCTCGACATAACCTTCGATGTAACCCCACACCACATGCTCCTGAGTCAGGAGGAGTGCCTTGCCCGGGCTGAGAAACCTGCCTATTGCAAGGTTAATCCACCGCTTAGGGATGAGCCAACGAGGAGGGAGTTACTGGCAATGTTCGTTAGGGGTGAAATACCCATTGTGGCTAGTGATCACGCACCACATGCGGATTGGGAGAAGGATAAGCCCTATGATGAGGCACCACCGGGTATTGTTGGTCTTGAAACAACGGCACCATTATTACTTACGCTGTGGCGTCGTGGATTCACGGACCTAGGCACAGTAATGAGAGCCATTCAGGAGAGGCCGGCCAAGTTCCTTGGACTTAATATAGGGATTAGGCAAGGCTCATGCGCTGACCTAGCAATAATAAATACAAAGGCTAGGCATAGGATAGAGCCCGAGAAGTTTAGGTCTAGGGCTAAGTTCTCGCCGTTTAAGGGTTTTGAGGTTGATATTGCCGTAGTCGCGACAATACTTCACGGTAAATTGACCTACCTAAATGAGGAGTATATGAATAACACGGTAATGAAGACCCTGGAGAACGCATTGCCGCATTAG
- a CDS encoding LysE family transporter produces the protein MLGTDFIIKVIVISASGALAPGPLTASAASLGARMGWKAGLNEAIGHMTVELPLVLAIAYGLHYVFQIPIVSAVFGIIGGAFLLFFAYLTLKDALRGNFNISDVPKYGSAIIAGAALSLFNPYFIAWWIGVGTPLIMEAFQSMFLIGIVILYVSHVWLDYAWLTLMASLGSVSRLKVSVYRVLLIVLALAIVYFGISMIISLAKSL, from the coding sequence GTGCTTGGCACTGATTTTATAATTAAGGTTATAGTGATAAGCGCCTCGGGAGCTTTAGCACCCGGGCCATTAACGGCTTCAGCGGCTAGCCTTGGCGCCCGTATGGGTTGGAAGGCTGGTCTTAATGAAGCTATTGGGCATATGACGGTAGAGTTGCCACTGGTCCTAGCCATAGCGTATGGGCTCCATTACGTATTCCAAATACCCATTGTTAGTGCGGTGTTTGGTATTATTGGCGGGGCCTTCCTACTATTCTTCGCCTACCTAACACTTAAGGATGCGTTAAGAGGTAACTTCAATATAAGTGATGTGCCGAAGTATGGCTCAGCAATAATTGCCGGTGCCGCATTATCATTATTCAATCCCTACTTCATTGCATGGTGGATCGGTGTTGGTACACCCCTAATAATGGAGGCTTTTCAATCAATGTTTCTAATTGGAATAGTAATACTGTATGTATCCCATGTGTGGCTTGACTATGCATGGTTAACTTTAATGGCGTCCCTTGGTTCAGTCAGTAGGTTGAAGGTTTCGGTATACAGGGTATTATTAATAGTGCTTGCCCTAGCAATAGTCTATTTTGGAATATCAATGATAATATCCCTAGCTAAATCCCTATAA
- a CDS encoding anthranilate synthase component I family protein, which produces MSSIRKVPIQYLPRPRELINQLLKSGEDFAILLESGPGFPERSRYTIVAWGVSRHLVVDWDGDLYGELKDLTRKLGKFENGDIALGYLSYEAVIHMEPYLRNYLRRPQWPIAEFFIPSNVVIYDNLLGRGYVRGELPSKDIMDVGNFEVIGRVGGTGKEDFIRWVENSLEDIRNGEVFQIVLSRYGDYSVKGDIMDLYMRLADLNPSPYMYIAKFSDKYIVGTSPELLVKVDGDRAETYPIAGTRPRGKDPIDDLRLEEELINSIKDRAEHVMLVDLARNDIGRVCRFGTVRVKELYAIEKYQSVQHLVSRVEGILERGNDIVDALFATFPAGTVSGAPKPRAMELIAKYEDTARGPYAGVIGLMHGYGGEFAIMIRTLFLLNNIVRIQAGAGIVYDSVPELEFQETEHKLGSLKIAMGVV; this is translated from the coding sequence GTGTCAAGTATTAGGAAGGTACCAATTCAATACCTGCCAAGGCCTAGGGAGTTAATCAATCAATTACTTAAATCTGGTGAGGATTTCGCAATACTCCTTGAGAGTGGGCCAGGCTTTCCCGAGAGGTCTAGGTATACGATAGTTGCCTGGGGTGTATCGAGGCATTTAGTGGTTGATTGGGATGGTGATCTATACGGGGAATTGAAGGATTTAACAAGGAAGCTCGGTAAATTTGAGAACGGTGATATCGCCCTTGGCTACCTCTCGTACGAGGCGGTGATCCACATGGAACCATACCTAAGGAATTACCTGAGGAGACCGCAATGGCCTATTGCCGAGTTCTTTATACCAAGCAACGTAGTCATTTATGATAACCTCCTGGGTAGGGGTTACGTTAGGGGTGAATTACCGAGTAAGGACATTATGGATGTGGGTAATTTCGAGGTTATTGGTAGGGTTGGGGGTACTGGAAAGGAGGATTTCATTAGGTGGGTCGAGAATTCACTTGAGGATATAAGGAATGGTGAGGTTTTCCAAATAGTCCTGTCCAGGTATGGAGACTACTCCGTGAAGGGTGACATAATGGATCTGTACATGAGACTTGCGGATTTAAACCCATCACCCTACATGTACATTGCCAAGTTCAGTGATAAGTACATAGTGGGTACAAGCCCCGAGTTATTGGTTAAGGTTGATGGTGATAGGGCTGAGACGTATCCAATAGCTGGAACAAGGCCTAGGGGTAAGGATCCGATTGATGATTTAAGGCTTGAAGAGGAGTTGATTAATAGTATTAAGGATAGGGCTGAGCACGTGATGCTAGTTGACCTGGCAAGAAACGACATAGGTAGGGTGTGTAGGTTCGGTACTGTTAGGGTCAAGGAGTTATACGCAATTGAGAAGTACCAAAGCGTGCAGCACCTCGTCTCCAGGGTTGAGGGTATACTGGAACGTGGTAATGACATTGTCGATGCCCTATTCGCAACCTTTCCCGCGGGTACCGTTAGTGGCGCGCCAAAGCCGAGGGCAATGGAACTAATTGCGAAGTATGAGGATACAGCTCGGGGTCCATATGCTGGGGTCATAGGGCTCATGCATGGTTATGGCGGTGAATTTGCAATAATGATCAGGACATTATTCCTTCTGAATAATATAGTGAGGATACAGGCGGGGGCTGGTATTGTGTATGACTCAGTTCCAGAGCTTGAGTTTCAGGAGACTGAACATAAACTGGGCAGTTTGAAGATTGCCATGGGGGTGGTTTAA
- a CDS encoding AbrB family transcriptional regulator: MPSPKPVDGLPYRTKIYVNNQVLLPARLIRALGIDWVRYADITIRHNGEVITLRKALLLRTRHTASRQFTIPREVREKYGVMPLDEVEILDIRPLRIKEVSTEQVINGRIRE, translated from the coding sequence ATGCCAAGTCCCAAACCTGTTGATGGGCTTCCCTACAGGACCAAGATCTACGTCAATAACCAGGTTTTACTCCCTGCAAGGCTCATTAGGGCCTTGGGCATTGACTGGGTTAGGTATGCCGATATAACAATTAGGCATAATGGTGAAGTGATTACGTTGAGGAAGGCCCTCCTCCTTAGGACTAGGCATACCGCATCTAGGCAATTCACAATACCCAGGGAAGTAAGGGAGAAGTATGGTGTAATGCCGTTGGATGAAGTAGAGATACTCGATATAAGGCCCTTAAGGATTAAGGAGGTTAGTACTGAGCAGGTAATTAATGGAAGGATTAGGGAATAA
- a CDS encoding anthranilate synthase component II — translation MDLVIIIDNYDSFTYNIAQYVGELGTKPLVFRNDEVTVRIIERLRPSGIIISPGPGNPLNPRDVGVSRDVIQYFRGRVPILGICLGHQLIGVAFGARIRRARTIKHGKTSIIRLIKPSLIFQGLPEKIEGMRYHSLVIDDVPSELIITAVSEDDNEVMAIQHREYPIFGVQFHPESIGTPMGKEILKNFLSLG, via the coding sequence ATGGACTTAGTAATTATCATAGATAATTATGACTCCTTTACCTACAACATAGCCCAGTACGTGGGTGAGCTTGGGACCAAGCCGCTGGTTTTTAGGAATGATGAGGTTACAGTTAGGATTATTGAGAGACTTAGGCCAAGCGGTATCATAATATCACCGGGCCCCGGTAACCCACTTAATCCTAGGGATGTCGGTGTCTCCAGAGATGTAATCCAGTACTTCAGGGGTAGAGTGCCCATATTGGGTATTTGCCTTGGTCATCAATTAATCGGTGTTGCCTTCGGGGCTAGGATTAGGAGGGCTAGGACTATTAAGCATGGTAAGACTAGCATAATTAGGCTCATTAAGCCCTCACTAATATTTCAGGGGCTTCCTGAGAAAATAGAGGGCATGAGGTATCATAGTCTCGTCATTGATGATGTGCCCAGCGAATTAATAATTACTGCCGTTTCAGAGGATGATAACGAGGTCATGGCAATACAGCATAGAGAATACCCGATATTTGGTGTTCAATTCCACCCAGAGAGTATTGGTACACCAATGGGTAAGGAGATACTGAAGAACTTCCTCTCCCTGGGCTAA